The following proteins are co-located in the Cereibacter sphaeroides 2.4.1 genome:
- a CDS encoding glucose 1-dehydrogenase, producing MSGPFDLTGRVAVVTGAGRGLGAAMAEALAAAGATVVLSGRDPGPLERTAAAIRAAGGAASVTLCDITKRAEVEALVAETEARHGRLDVLVNNAGITGRSALTEVEDADWDLMLRTHMTGPFMACRAALPGMMRRGAGKIVNTVSVLGELGRPWVVPYAAAKGGLRMLTRALATEVAGANIQVNGIGPGYFETEMNAAIVQNEALHAERVARVPARRWGRPVELGGTAVYLASAASDYVNGQIIYVDGGLTASF from the coding sequence ATGAGCGGCCCCTTCGACCTGACGGGTCGGGTCGCCGTCGTCACCGGGGCCGGTCGCGGCCTCGGCGCGGCGATGGCCGAGGCGCTGGCCGCCGCGGGCGCCACGGTCGTGCTCTCGGGGCGCGATCCGGGCCCGCTCGAACGCACCGCCGCGGCCATCCGCGCGGCGGGCGGCGCGGCCTCGGTCACGCTCTGCGACATAACGAAGCGCGCCGAGGTCGAGGCTCTGGTGGCGGAGACCGAAGCGCGTCACGGCCGCCTCGACGTGCTCGTGAACAATGCGGGCATCACCGGGCGCTCGGCGCTGACCGAGGTCGAGGATGCCGACTGGGATCTGATGCTCCGCACCCACATGACCGGCCCCTTCATGGCCTGCCGCGCGGCGCTGCCCGGCATGATGCGGCGCGGCGCGGGCAAGATCGTCAACACCGTCTCGGTGCTGGGAGAGCTCGGCCGGCCCTGGGTGGTGCCCTATGCGGCGGCCAAGGGCGGGCTGCGGATGCTGACGCGGGCCCTTGCCACCGAGGTGGCGGGCGCCAACATTCAGGTCAACGGCATCGGCCCGGGCTATTTCGAGACCGAGATGAATGCGGCCATCGTCCAGAACGAGGCGCTCCATGCCGAGCGCGTGGCCCGCGTGCCCGCCCGGCGCTGGGGCCGCCCTGTCGAACTCGGCGGAACCGCGGTCTATCTCGCCTCGGCGGCGTCCGATTACGTCAACGGGCAGATCATCTATGTCGACGGCGGCCTGACCGCCTCATTCTAG
- a CDS encoding flavin reductase family protein, with amino-acid sequence MSAPDQAQEFREAMSRLASGVSLVTTRSLAGVPHGMLATAVTSVSAAPPMLLVCINRSATLLADLLEREAFCVNFLGAHHQDLAGRFFSAEGRAQRFQTGPWTELATGVPVLGDSLAALDCRLDRAVEAGTHSVLFGRVEAIRLSPPGEVQPMIHYLRQYRRLESPEAQPSEAAS; translated from the coding sequence ATGTCCGCGCCCGATCAGGCCCAGGAATTCCGCGAGGCGATGAGCCGGCTCGCCAGCGGCGTGAGCCTCGTCACCACCCGCAGCCTCGCAGGCGTGCCGCACGGGATGCTGGCCACCGCCGTGACCTCGGTCTCGGCTGCCCCGCCGATGCTTCTGGTCTGCATCAACCGCTCGGCCACGCTGCTGGCCGACCTGCTCGAGCGCGAGGCCTTCTGCGTGAACTTCCTCGGCGCGCATCATCAGGACCTCGCGGGGCGGTTTTTCTCGGCCGAGGGCCGCGCGCAGCGGTTTCAGACCGGGCCCTGGACGGAGCTTGCGACCGGCGTGCCGGTGCTCGGCGACAGTCTCGCCGCGCTCGACTGCCGGCTGGATCGCGCGGTCGAGGCTGGCACCCACAGCGTGCTCTTCGGCCGGGTCGAGGCGATCCGCCTGTCGCCCCCCGGCGAGGTGCAGCCGATGATCCACTACCTGCGCCAGTATCGCCGGCTGGAAAGCCCCGAGGCACAGCCCAGCGAAGCCGCCTCCTGA
- a CDS encoding SIS domain-containing protein → MLNFNEDRFLRIQSGAVALAPRIDAEIGAAIAAGATNLYFLGTGGVAYLMEPAVQLLHRRSGFPTFKDYPAELILTGSANLTDKSIVVMPSLSGATKESVAMLEKLKEVGAKIITLVGHADTPLGLGGNPALVNFAEDDTSSESFYLQSLLIALSVMKARGEIDTYDALVAELQTVPAALVAAKKAFEPKAEDHARLIAGADYHMFTGAGNMWPEALYYATCILEEMQWIRTRPVHASDFFHGPLELIEPGVSLVLFRGEDAYDPLAERVAQFARQYTDRLTVISTADYCPQTLSPELRAMISPAVMATLMERLSAHLEVMRDHPLVTRRYYKRVAY, encoded by the coding sequence ATGCTGAATTTCAACGAGGACCGCTTCCTCCGCATCCAGTCGGGCGCCGTGGCGCTCGCGCCCCGGATCGACGCCGAGATCGGCGCGGCCATCGCGGCGGGCGCGACCAACCTCTATTTCCTCGGGACCGGGGGCGTGGCCTATCTGATGGAGCCCGCCGTCCAGCTGCTGCACCGCCGTTCGGGCTTCCCGACCTTCAAGGACTATCCGGCGGAGCTGATCCTGACCGGTTCGGCCAATCTCACCGACAAGTCCATCGTGGTGATGCCCTCGCTCTCGGGCGCCACGAAGGAGAGCGTGGCCATGCTCGAGAAGCTGAAGGAAGTGGGCGCCAAGATCATCACGCTGGTGGGCCATGCCGACACGCCGCTCGGCCTCGGCGGCAACCCGGCGCTGGTGAACTTCGCCGAGGATGACACCTCGTCCGAGAGCTTCTACCTCCAGTCGCTGCTCATCGCCCTGTCGGTCATGAAGGCCCGCGGCGAGATCGACACTTACGATGCGCTGGTGGCCGAGCTTCAGACCGTGCCCGCGGCGCTGGTCGCGGCCAAGAAGGCCTTCGAACCCAAGGCCGAGGATCATGCGCGCCTCATCGCGGGCGCCGACTATCACATGTTCACCGGCGCGGGGAACATGTGGCCCGAGGCGCTCTATTACGCGACCTGCATCCTCGAGGAGATGCAGTGGATCCGCACCCGGCCCGTCCATGCGTCGGACTTCTTCCACGGCCCGCTCGAACTGATCGAGCCGGGGGTGAGCCTCGTGCTGTTCCGCGGCGAGGATGCCTACGACCCGCTGGCCGAGCGCGTGGCGCAGTTCGCGCGGCAATATACCGACCGGCTGACGGTGATCTCGACCGCCGACTACTGCCCGCAGACGCTCTCGCCCGAGCTGCGCGCGATGATCTCGCCCGCCGTGATGGCCACGCTGATGGAGCGTCTGAGCGCCCATCTCGAAGTGATGCGCGACCACCCGCTGGTCACGCGGCGCTACTACAAGCGCGTGGCCTACTGA